A section of the Clostridium felsineum DSM 794 genome encodes:
- a CDS encoding TIGR04104 family putative zinc finger protein, producing MFVQKCRKCSKNFRWTTIVTSLLKGLGKPIECLNCNTKYYMKMVYRVIITVLIPLPILFHNFLYEIFKSYSFLFYIIWIFIIITLSPFFIRYDTKKL from the coding sequence ATGTTTGTTCAAAAATGTAGAAAATGCTCAAAAAATTTTAGATGGACAACTATTGTAACTTCACTTTTAAAAGGACTTGGTAAGCCTATTGAATGTTTGAATTGTAATACTAAATACTATATGAAGATGGTATATCGAGTTATAATTACGGTACTTATACCACTTCCAATTTTATTCCATAATTTTTTATATGAAATATTTAAATCCTATTCCTTTCTTTTTTATATTATATGGATTTTTATAATAATAACTCTTTCTCCATTTTTTATAAGATATGATACAAAGAAACTATAG
- a CDS encoding EamA family transporter, producing the protein MNSIISSYKKNQKGIILILLASICTTVGQYMWKLSAMHNIPYILIGFLFYAVGAVGMIIALKYGSFSVIHPMMSMGYVFTIIVSYLLLKESIGVEKIIGVMLIMLGVAFIGIGDE; encoded by the coding sequence ATGAATAGTATAATAAGTTCTTATAAGAAAAATCAGAAGGGTATAATTTTAATACTCTTAGCTTCAATATGTACAACTGTAGGCCAATATATGTGGAAATTGTCTGCTATGCATAACATTCCTTACATACTAATTGGATTCTTATTTTATGCAGTAGGTGCTGTAGGCATGATAATTGCATTAAAGTATGGAAGTTTTTCTGTTATACATCCAATGATGAGCATGGGATATGTATTTACAATAATAGTATCTTACCTTCTTTTAAAGGAATCCATTGGTGTAGAAAAAATAATAGGTGTAATGCTTATTATGTTAGGCGTTGCATTTATAGGTATAGGTGATGAATGA
- a CDS encoding EamA family transporter codes for MNNNIILPFVIIIMTLLGSFGGFCFKKSTSGGTIVSILTNKFLYIGGFLYVSAALTNIYALKYMPLSVVMPMSSITYIWSMIISRIILHEKITKFKITGLTLIIIGVIFVGLA; via the coding sequence ATGAATAATAATATAATTTTACCTTTTGTAATTATTATAATGACTCTTTTAGGCTCCTTTGGAGGCTTCTGTTTTAAAAAATCCACCTCAGGAGGTACAATAGTATCGATTCTTACAAACAAGTTTTTATACATAGGGGGTTTTTTATATGTAAGTGCAGCTTTAACGAATATATATGCTCTTAAGTATATGCCTTTATCAGTAGTCATGCCAATGTCCTCAATTACTTACATATGGTCCATGATTATTTCTAGAATTATTCTTCATGAAAAAATCACAAAATTTAAGATTACTGGCTTGACTCTTATAATCATAGGTGTTATTTTTGTTGGGCTTGCTTAA